The following are encoded in a window of Syngnathoides biaculeatus isolate LvHL_M chromosome 3, ASM1980259v1, whole genome shotgun sequence genomic DNA:
- the LOC133497731 gene encoding uncharacterized protein LOC133497731 isoform X2 encodes MKIKYLKADQVSSSQLIAFPERRGKGDKLVQINGTDLQDLTPDEVAQAIAEGQPMLTVHKSGRTNEPPCSPQDSLYPISKEVTRLQFSMQMVREENLQQSFGGGEEEEEEENAVAEDDIFPSEDEKNEPERDLLVVSMTKTSFSVLRGRGCDSGAGCGWCHGAGCTLNDIVMVAKSSTVTLVSRGGGTFKQMRMFDTPIEHVASHKYLRGLCSQKTLYVSQQPEKMTIYYYKSTCLDPHYPVVLNFTDSDCFLKCSKKGENVILQVEAVDKKKLKSISMNDETTLCFVFYMKSDSTKQRKFESALYRGWYIQIATSDSDSVEMAKSDGHQGIQSFLFVIQT; translated from the exons GAAAGGAGACAAGCTGGTGCAGATAAACGGCACCGACCTGCAGGATTTGACCCCCGATGAGGTGGCTCAGGCCATAGCGGAGGGGCAGCCCATGTTG ACGGTGCACAAGTCCGGGAGGACAAATGAGCCGCCATGCTCGCCGCAAGATTCTCTTTACCCCATCTCAAAGGAGGTCACCAGACTTCAGTTCAGCATGCAGATGGTGCGGGAGGAAAACCTGCAGCAGAGTTTCGGGggcggagaagaagaagaagaagaagagaacgcTGTTGCTGAGGATGACATTTTCCCCTCCGAAGACGAGAAGAACGAGCCGGAACGCGATCTGCTTGTTGTCAGCATGACAAAAACGAGCTTCTCTGTGCTGAGAGGGAGGGGGTGCGATTCCGGGGCCGGCTGCGGGTGGTGTCACGGGGCAGGATGCACCCTTAACGACATTGTCATGGTTGCAAAGTCCAGCACTGTGACACTCG TTTCAAGAGGAGGGGGCACTTTCAAACAGATGAGGATGTTCGACACTCCGATCGAACATGTGGCCTCTCATAAATATCTACGAGGACTCTGTTCGCAGAAGACGCTCTACGTCTCGCAACAACCAG AGAAAATGACCATTTACTACTACAAGTCGACTTGTTTGGACCCCCACTACCCGGTGGTGTTGAACTTCACGGACTCTGACTGCTTTCTCAAGTGCTCCAAGAAAGGAGAAAATGTGATTCTGCAAGTGGAG GCGGTGGATAAGAAGAAGCTGAAAAGCATTTCCATGAACGACGAGACCACACTTTGCTTCGTCTTCTACATGAAAAGCGACAGCACCAAGCAGCGCAAGTTTGAATCCGCGCTCTACCGGGGCTGGTACATCCAAATCGCCACTTCCGATTCCGACTCCGTGGAAATGGCCAAGTCAGACGGACACCAAGGAATTCAGTCGTTCCTCTTCGTCATCCAAACATAA
- the LOC133497731 gene encoding uncharacterized protein LOC133497731 isoform X1, translating into MDVADSPVNGSVLIVHQLHEGKHHYEVENVVKSQNSSGGGTKMIRKGDKLVQINGTDLQDLTPDEVAQAIAEGQPMLTVHKSGRTNEPPCSPQDSLYPISKEVTRLQFSMQMVREENLQQSFGGGEEEEEEENAVAEDDIFPSEDEKNEPERDLLVVSMTKTSFSVLRGRGCDSGAGCGWCHGAGCTLNDIVMVAKSSTVTLVSRGGGTFKQMRMFDTPIEHVASHKYLRGLCSQKTLYVSQQPEKMTIYYYKSTCLDPHYPVVLNFTDSDCFLKCSKKGENVILQVEAVDKKKLKSISMNDETTLCFVFYMKSDSTKQRKFESALYRGWYIQIATSDSDSVEMAKSDGHQGIQSFLFVIQT; encoded by the exons ATGGATGTGGCG GATTCACCTGTGAATGGAAGCGTCCTAATAGTTCACCAGCTCCACGAGGGCAAGCACCATTATGAAGTGGAAAACGTCGTCAAGTCTCAGAATTCAAGTGGCGGAGGAACGAAGATGATCAG GAAAGGAGACAAGCTGGTGCAGATAAACGGCACCGACCTGCAGGATTTGACCCCCGATGAGGTGGCTCAGGCCATAGCGGAGGGGCAGCCCATGTTG ACGGTGCACAAGTCCGGGAGGACAAATGAGCCGCCATGCTCGCCGCAAGATTCTCTTTACCCCATCTCAAAGGAGGTCACCAGACTTCAGTTCAGCATGCAGATGGTGCGGGAGGAAAACCTGCAGCAGAGTTTCGGGggcggagaagaagaagaagaagaagagaacgcTGTTGCTGAGGATGACATTTTCCCCTCCGAAGACGAGAAGAACGAGCCGGAACGCGATCTGCTTGTTGTCAGCATGACAAAAACGAGCTTCTCTGTGCTGAGAGGGAGGGGGTGCGATTCCGGGGCCGGCTGCGGGTGGTGTCACGGGGCAGGATGCACCCTTAACGACATTGTCATGGTTGCAAAGTCCAGCACTGTGACACTCG TTTCAAGAGGAGGGGGCACTTTCAAACAGATGAGGATGTTCGACACTCCGATCGAACATGTGGCCTCTCATAAATATCTACGAGGACTCTGTTCGCAGAAGACGCTCTACGTCTCGCAACAACCAG AGAAAATGACCATTTACTACTACAAGTCGACTTGTTTGGACCCCCACTACCCGGTGGTGTTGAACTTCACGGACTCTGACTGCTTTCTCAAGTGCTCCAAGAAAGGAGAAAATGTGATTCTGCAAGTGGAG GCGGTGGATAAGAAGAAGCTGAAAAGCATTTCCATGAACGACGAGACCACACTTTGCTTCGTCTTCTACATGAAAAGCGACAGCACCAAGCAGCGCAAGTTTGAATCCGCGCTCTACCGGGGCTGGTACATCCAAATCGCCACTTCCGATTCCGACTCCGTGGAAATGGCCAAGTCAGACGGACACCAAGGAATTCAGTCGTTCCTCTTCGTCATCCAAACATAA
- the zgc:113276 gene encoding uncharacterized protein zgc:113276, which produces MFPYQMVMLDVLIIGGGPHALTLASMLSPPHSEPNSNPAQLSDCPEPCTETPRLESNPEICTVRRKEEAEPTREKQLAESAVPEGLVRPRVLSLQVVDTYGEWTSLWKSQFAALNIPHLRSHALVHTEPGDKEALQDFALNRDRSAELRSLPDRVRILDENAFFNDARLGKKERKRLNVSSNLKKSLAFSLPSTNLSVDFFKDQVDRYDLDKVLVKGTASRITVVTEDQQMDREDCATEEETSRTDRQGGRMRKKRVKHFQVHLEDGDVLEARRVVMATGPTRAQMANVPQWVANIEESFPEERLRHTVRLMHGFILKVALDFVPLGSCVVCEAGQRVAVVGGGLTSAHVVSVALEQGASHVTWLMRKHLQLKQFDVGDVESLVGRYSHVEHGIKMDGQAFLRQFFSERSLHKRLAMIRRARKGGAVTPEAYIQLRPFILKGRVDVKTYCQVTEASWCYRNQAWRLSLSNGDHWTGDRIWLATGCKLDAKQDPLLSEVMKEFPIQVLDGWPCITESLEWAEGCPLYLMGQYTALQIGPHAVNLAGGQAASVRIAERILRRRDDAELTESRAKSEEYIQQMRGLLWL; this is translated from the exons ATGTTCCCGTATCAGATGGTCATGCTCGATGTGTTGATAATTGGGGGTGGGCCTCACGCTTTGACCCTGGCCAGCATGCTGTCACCTCCCCACTCGGAACCAAACTCAAACCCGGCGCAGCTCTCAGACTGTCCCGAGCCCTGCACTGAAACGCCAAGACTCGAGTCCAACCCTGAAATCTGTACCGTGCGACGCAAGGAGGAAG CAGAACCGACACGAGAGAAACAGCTCGCCGAGTCCGCAGTACCGGAAGGACTCGTTCGGCCCCGCGTCCTCAGTCTCCAAGTGGTCGACACGTACGGAGAGTGGACGTCGCTGTGGAAGAGTCAATTCGCAGCCTTGAACATCCCTCACCTGCGCTCGCACGCGCTAGTGCACACGGAACCGGGCGACAAG GAAGCGCTGCAGGACTTTGCGCTAAACCGCGATCGCTCGGCCGAGCTGCGCAGCCTCCCGGACCGGGTGCGGATTCTGGATGAAAACGCTTTCTTCAACGACGCGCGGCTGggcaagaaagagagaaaacgTCTGAACGTCTCGTCCAACCTCAAGAAGAGTCTCGCCTTCAGCCTGCCGTCGACTAACCTCAGCGTGGATTTCTTCAAAGATCAG GTGGACAGATACGACTTGGACAAGGTGCTTGTGAAAGGAACCGCTAGTCGCATCACGGTGGTGACTGAAGACCAGCAAATGGACCGAGAAGATTGCGCAACAGAGGAAGAAACTTCAAGAACTGACCGACAAGGAGGCCGGATGAGGAAGAAAAGAGTGAAACATTTCCAAGTCCACCTCGAAGATGGCGACGTGCTCGAAGCTCGCCGGGTTGTAATGGCGACGGGACCCACCCGCGCCCAAATGGCAAACGTCCCGCAGTGGGTAGCTAATATCGAGGAGAGCTTCCCGGAAGAGCGGCTGCGACACACCGTGCGCCTCATGCACG GCTTCATCCTAAAAGTCGCGCTTGACTTTGTGCCTCTAGGCTCGTGCGTGGTGTGTGAGGCAGGCCAGAGGGTCGCGGTCGTCGGCGGGGGTCTGACCAGCGCTCACGTCGTCTCCGTCGCACTGGAGCAAGgggccagtcacgtgacgtgGCTCATGAGAAAGCACCTCCAG TTAAAACAGTTCGACGTGGGCGACGTGGAGAGCCTGGTGGGTCGTTATTCGCACGTAGAGCACGGCATCAAGATGGACGGCCAAGCCTTCCTGAGACAGTTCTTCAGTGAGAGGAGTCTTCACAAGCGGCTGGCGATGATTCGCCGGGCCAGGAAAGGAGGCGCCGTCACCCCGGAGGCCTACATCCAATTGCGgccatttattttgaaagggcGGGTGGATGTGAAGACGTACTGTCAG GTGACTGAGGCCAGCTGGTGCTACAGGAATCAGGCCTGGAGGCTGTCCCTCAGCAATGGAGACCACTGGACAGGTGATAGGATCTGGTTGGCCACCGGATGTAAACTTGATGCCAAACAGGACCCTTTGCTTTCTGAAGTCATGAAGGAGTTCCCGATCCAG GTGCTGGATGGCTGGCCATGCATAACAGAGAGTTTAGAATGGGCCGAAGGGTGTCCCCTTTACTTGATGGGCCAGTACACCGCTCTACAG ATCGGACCTCACGCGGTAAACCTGGCAGGCGGACAAGCGGCTAGCGTGAGGATTGCCGAGCGCATCCTGCGCCGCCGTGACGACGCGGAGTTGACGGAGTCGAGGGCTAAAAGTGAAGAATATATCCAGCAAATGCGAGGGCTTTTGTGGCTCTAA